A genomic region of Capra hircus breed San Clemente chromosome 21, ASM170441v1, whole genome shotgun sequence contains the following coding sequences:
- the ATXN3 gene encoding ataxin-3 isoform X3, which translates to MESIFHEKQEGSLCAQHCLNNLLQGEYFSPVELSSIAHQLDEEERMRMAEGGVTSEDYRTFLQQPSGNMDDSGFFSIQVISNALKVWGLELILFNSPEYQRLRIDPINERSFICNYKEHWFTVRKLGKQWFNLNSLLTGPELISDTYLALFLAQLQQEGYSIFVVKGDLPDCEADQLLQMIRVQQMHRPKLIGEELAQLKEQRVQKTDLERVLEVNDGTGMLDEDEEDFQRALALSRQEIDMEDEEADLRRAIQLSMQGTSRNRCQDIPQTSGSHPTSEELRKRREAYFENLLWTKWNQDIEFKNTLL; encoded by the exons ATGGAGTCCATCTTCCACGAAAAA CAAGAAGGCTCACTTTGTGCTCAACACTGCTTGAATAACCTACTACAAGGAGAATACTTCAGCCCTGTGGAATTGTCTTCAATTGCACATCAGCTAGATGAGGAAGAGAGGATGAGAATGGCGGAAGGAGGAGTTACTAGTGAAGACTATCGCACATTTTTGCAG CAGCCTTCTGGAAATATGGATGACAGTGGCTTTTTCTCTATTCAA gttATAAGCAATGCCTTGAAAGTTTGGGGTTTAGAACTAATCCTGTTTAACAGTCCAGAGTACCAGAGGCTCAGGATTGATCCCAT AAATGAAAGATCATTTATATGCAACTATAAAGAACACTGGTTTACAGTTAGAAAATTAGGAAAACAG TGGTTCAACTTGAATTCTCTTTTGACGGGTCCAGAATTAATATCAGACACATACCTTGCACTTTTCTTGGCTCAGTTACAACAGGAAG gTTACTCTATATTTGTTGTTAAGGGTGATCTGCCAGATTGTGAAGCTGACCAACTTCTACAGATGATCAGGGTCCAACAGATGCATCGACCAAAACTTATTGGAGAAGAATTAGCACAACTTAAAGAACAGAG AGTCCAGAAAACAGATCTAGAACGAgtcttagaagtaaatgatgggACAGGAATGTTAGACGAGGATGAGGAGGACTTTCAGAGGGCTCTGGCACTAAGTCGCCAAGAAATTGACATGGAAGATGAAGAGGCTGATCTCCGCAGGGCCATTCAGCTCAGTATGCAAG GTACTTCCAGAAATAGATGTCAAGATATCCCACAGACATCGGGTTCACATCCTACTTCAGAAGAGCTgcggaagagaagagaagcctaCTTTGAAAA CCTCCTTTGGACAAAGTGGAATCAGGATATCGAGTTTAAGAACACACTGCTTTAG